One genomic window of Papaver somniferum cultivar HN1 unplaced genomic scaffold, ASM357369v1 unplaced-scaffold_150, whole genome shotgun sequence includes the following:
- the LOC113335880 gene encoding uncharacterized protein LOC113335880 has product MIKQGRRSRDGAQPADLLVCFPSHRTNHLNLIPSKPICSPGHPTDITKVPHRRSHHHHLRGGHSMSSPHLWAKTKPSMRSQIKEPTSPKVSCAGNIKVIRQPKSITNSTTTTPRATTTTMTAMNGKYRSSSSKNWHSVMEEIEMTRKKNTALVKTSTRATTNNTRSTSWMGSTLGKKKDVMKLLKNLRNFRLNFGCLGSFEDVSHQDIRSNSSSTTTSLDEDEAVIQEDNKRYEFCHSRHSTGSIPNGDSSYRTSVMSKVYTALQENKNVAQFINTNNAVINNEKTAEVEDGEDAEESVPPPNALLLMRCKTLPAKSWLEERDENQQEEEMMKKQKLIMKWENQNTINIGSCKISASNIVKKKTWVIDGIKDQFSRSRSWKI; this is encoded by the coding sequence ATGATAAAACAAGGAAGAAGATCACGAGATGGAGCTCAACCAGCAGACCTCTTAGTTTGTTTCCCATCTCATAGAACTAATCATTTAAACCTCATTCCTAGTAAACCCATTTGTAGTCCTGGTCACCCCACGGATATCACAAAGGTACCGCACCGCCGCAGCCACCATCACCACCTTAGAGGTGGTCATTCTATGTCCAGTCCTCATCTATGGGCGAAAACCAAACCGTCGATGAGATCACAAATCAAGGAACCAACTTCGCCGAAGGTCAGTTGTGCTGGTAATATAAAAGTTATCAGACAGCCGAAGAGTATTACAAATTCTACCACCACCACCCCTCGTGCAACTACTACTACTATGACGGCGATGAACGGGAAATATCGGAGTAGTTCAAGCAAGAATTGGCATTCAGTCATGGAAGAGATCGAAATGACACGAAAGAAAAATACAGCACTCGTGAAGACGTCCACAAGAGCAACTACTAATAATACCCGTTCTACATCGTGGATGGGAAGTACATTGGGTAAAAAGAAAGATGTGATGAAGCTCTTGAAAAATTTACGGAACTTCCGATTGAATTTCGGGTGTTTGGGTTCTTTCGAAGATGTATCTCATCAAGATATCAGAAGTAATAGTAGCAGCACAACTACTTCTCTTGACGAAGACGAAGCAGTAATTCAAGAAGATAATAAGCGATATGAATTTTGTCATAGTAGACATAGTACTGGTAGTATACCAAATGGCGATAGTTCATATAGGACTAGTGTCATGTCAAAAGTGTATACGGCACTACAAGAAAACAAGAATGTTGCTCAGTTCATAAATACTAATAATGCAGTGATCAACAACGAAAAGACAGCCGAAGTTGAAGACGGTGAAGATGCGGAAGAGTCTGTTCCTCCTCCGAATGCTCTGTTGCTCATGAGATGTAAGACATTACCGGCCAAAAGTTGGTTGGAAGAAAGAGATGAgaatcaacaagaagaagaaatgatgaaaaaACAAAAGTTGATTATGAAATGGGAAAATCAAAATACTATTAATATTGGTTCGTGTAAAATTTCTGCTTCTAATATTGTTAAGAAGAAGACTTGGGTTATCGATGGAATCAAAGATCAATTCTCTAGGAGTAGAAGTTGGAAGATTTGA